From the genome of Corallococcus macrosporus DSM 14697:
TGTTCGTGCTCGCCTTCGGGCGCGGCGCCGCGCTAGAGGACGGCTCCATGCGTGACCGAATCCAGGCCGTGCTCCGCCAACTCGTCCAGACGCCCGAGCTGGAGGCGCGCTGGCTGCACACCGTGTCCCTGATGGAGTTCATCGGCGCGCGGAAGATTTCGCGCACCGTGGCGGACCGGCACCCGTCGCTGGAGGTGTTGGGGCACCTGGCCGATGAGACGCGCCACGCCTTCGCCTTCAAGCGCCTGTCGGCCGAGGTCGCCGGCGCGGAAATCACCACCTTCCTCTGCCATGAGGCGGCGGGCCGCTACTTCCAGGCGCTGGACCACGCGCTGGCCACCTGGGCCACGTCCTTCACCGGCGCGCCGGACGTCTACCTGCACTACCTGCTCACGACGACGGCCATCGAGCGGCGCGCCATGGTGCTGTATCCGCTCTACAAGGCGGCGTCCCGCCACCCGGCCGTGCGCGAGGAGCTGGGGCGCGTCGTCACCGAGGAGCAGAGCCACCGGCGCTCCATCGAGGACGCGTGTGTCGAGCGGCTCACCGCCGTGGGCGCCTCGCTGGAGGACGCGCTGGCGCTGGAGGAGCGGCTCTTCGCGGCCTTCATCGGCGAGCTGGAGGCCACCGTGGCGCGGGAGCTGGCCGCCTTCGTCCCGGCGGAGGGTGACGGCGCCGCCGCGCGCACCGAAGCGGTGAAGTAGCGCCGCCTTCGTTCCGGCTACAGCCCGTCCTCTTCGCTCTCGCTCCCGGGCGCGCCCGTGCCGTGGGCGCCGCTCAGGACGAGCGTGCCCTCTGTCATCTCCGCGCGCAGGTTGCGGGCCTTGCGCGCCCGCTTGCGGCTGAGCTCCACGCCCACCGAGTCCAGCCCCAGCGCGTTGGCCACGGCCAGCACGGTGCCGTGGCCGCAGAAGGGGTCCACCACCGTGCGCGTCCGCGTGTGCTCCAGGATGAAGCGGCACGCGATGAGGCACGCCTCCACGCCCATGCCGCGCGTCCACGTCACCTCGCCCGCTTCGGGCAGCACGTCCGGCGTGGACTTCGCCAGGTCCACGCGGACGCCGCGCGAGAAACACAGCATGTGGGAGTACGCGGGCCGGCCGAACGTCACGGTCCCCGGAGGCCGCCGGCACACCACCTTGTGCCAGAGCAGCTCCACGCCCACCTCCTCCGCGGCGCGAGACACCAGGTAGCCCTTGTCCACCCAGGTGCCCTCTTCCTTCACGTCCGTCTGGTAGAAGATGGCCACGCCCTCGGGCGGCACGCGCGCCAGGATGAGCGCCGCGGCGCGGATGAACCACGCCTTCCAGTCCGCCAGCGACAGCGACGGGAACTCCGACCAGTCCGGCAGCGACGCGATGGCCGAGCTGCCCGCCAGCGCTGGCCGCGCTTCCAGCCACACGAGTGCGTCTTCGCAGTACACCGTGCGCTTTGCTGCGCCCGCGGCGCCTTCCCGTTCGTCCACCATGCGGTGGCGGAGTCTGCCAGAGCCGCGCGCACTCCGCGTCGGGCTGGTCAACACGCCGAAACCGTGGCTTGCTTGCGCTCCCCTAGATTTCTACAATCCTGTTTTATCTAGTTGCATCGGAGATACAGAATGGCCTCGACTTCAGCGAAAGACGGGACTTCACTCCATTATCGCGTCGTGGGCGAGGGGCCGCGCACGGTCATCCTGGTCCACGGGTGGATGGTGTCCGGCGCGGTCTGGGACGCGCTGGTGGAGCGCCTGGACCTGACGGGCCTGCGGCTGGTGATTCCGGACATGCGCGGCGCGGGGCAGTCGGGCCGGCCGGAGACGGGCTACAGCCTGGAGACGCTGGCGAACGACGTCCTGTCGGTGGCGGACGCGGCGGACGCGCGGCGCTTCACGCTGGTGGGGCACAGCATGGGCGGCCAGCTCGTGAAGTGGGTCGCCGCGCAGGCGCCGGAGCGCGTGGAGGGGCTGGTGCTCCTCAACACCGTGCCCGCCGCGGGCCTGCCGCTGCCGCCGGACGCGGCGGGGCTGTTCCGCACGTCGGCGGGGAGCCGTGAGCAGAAGCAGACCATCCTCGGCCTCGCGTGCAAGCAGTTGTCGCCGGAGGCCCAGGAGGCGTTGGTGAAGGACTCGATGGACGTCAGCAAGGCCGCCATCGAGCAGGTCTTCGACGCGTGGACGGCGGGTGGCTTCGCCGACAA
Proteins encoded in this window:
- a CDS encoding alpha/beta fold hydrolase; amino-acid sequence: MASTSAKDGTSLHYRVVGEGPRTVILVHGWMVSGAVWDALVERLDLTGLRLVIPDMRGAGQSGRPETGYSLETLANDVLSVADAADARRFTLVGHSMGGQLVKWVAAQAPERVEGLVLLNTVPAAGLPLPPDAAGLFRTSAGSREQKQTILGLACKQLSPEAQEALVKDSMDVSKAAIEQVFDAWTAGGFADKLAAITAPTLVVATDDAFLPAAFLREAVVSKIRGARLAYLPGPGHYPQVERPAETAALVSAFLAGSLPA
- a CDS encoding DNA methyltransferase: MVDEREGAAGAAKRTVYCEDALVWLEARPALAGSSAIASLPDWSEFPSLSLADWKAWFIRAAALILARVPPEGVAIFYQTDVKEEGTWVDKGYLVSRAAEEVGVELLWHKVVCRRPPGTVTFGRPAYSHMLCFSRGVRVDLAKSTPDVLPEAGEVTWTRGMGVEACLIACRFILEHTRTRTVVDPFCGHGTVLAVANALGLDSVGVELSRKRARKARNLRAEMTEGTLVLSGAHGTGAPGSESEEDGL